In Ascaphus truei isolate aAscTru1 chromosome 7, aAscTru1.hap1, whole genome shotgun sequence, one genomic interval encodes:
- the ADAR gene encoding double-stranded RNA-specific adenosine deaminase isoform X3, giving the protein MRTQPPPSPSPPRDVRRRAPPVVAGFQKIEPEAETHRPEAVALCGQREGAVPAAAAASTTTGTGYYSDHLQAEQRAFLLGKDPDVPWSVPGPSVWHTHRTPQSNNFTHKTTTQPPRYQRPHIYRVPSENSVANLSLDFKALSVSANSLEELILGFFKELHEGETSTALDLAKHFRVPKKRVNHHLYSLERKGLLCKAGERRPFWRIAAASHGPRPSFSHRRQGYQREAPPEEEEDVPSLDSESNLATCSPEAMAENREKVCEYLYGSPTATALFIRKNIGVSKTSEVNQILNELEKQGDVCKETATNPIKWALTEKKRERMLNKKKAKDTMETKIVKEEPEDLPDVVATGQPVKVQLAPSVENGQQGTKKQDTKKQDTGSDKLPVDIKTEGDDALSSDALNAGPPRKRAKGMEYDDEDDNGNEMWTQDDIPSTLENFMDAGAMSGFTQYYEPVKELSRLEKLQACQEKNPVSGLIEFTQFCAQQCDFVLLGQSGPSHDPRFKMQAVIGGRSFPVVEASSKKTAKKVAASTALRVLIREQGGGTEPAEEILSAEIETPNTQEETQNVTECSFPSGKNPICVLMEHSQKSGHACEFQLLSQDGPAHDPKFTYSVKIGSETYPAVTANSKKLAKQLAAEVAVKQLLGNSVLPGEKFDTGPNPDGSELPTGPELPLEDPKNTQAHNVGVFIKYLNANPVSGLLDYSRAKGFAAEFKLVNQTGPAHDPKFLYQAKVGGRWFPAVSASNKKQAKAEAADAALRVLIGEAEKAARTGESIAEASLPVSGSTFHDQIAMLSHQRFNSLTARIQNSLLGRKILAAIIMKKSEEDMGTVVSIGTGNRCVKGEELSLRGETVNDCHAEVISRRGFTRYLYSQMMKYNPDAPDDNIFEEAEGDLLRVRPAVTFHLYISTAPCGDGALYVWYLCMCSAVLTRVRCVAAPLPAEMGLFMSGTCACVARF; this is encoded by the exons atgcgcacgcagccccctccctctccctctcccccgcgtgACGTCAGGAGGCGGGCGCCCCCCGTTGTAGCGGGTTTCCAAAAGATTGAACCGGAAGCGGAAACACACCGACCGGAAGCAGTGGCCTTGTGTGGACAAAGAGAGGGAGCAGTACCGGCCGCCGCTGCCGCCAGCACCACCACGGGGACG GGGTATTACTCGGACCATTTGCAAGCAGAGCAGAGAGCGTTTCTCTTGGGAAAAGACCCAGACGTTCCTTGGAGTGTCCCTGGCCCGTCCGTGTGGCACACACATCGTACACCGCAAAGCAACAACTTTACACACAAGACTACAACACAGCCACCGAGATACCAACGGCCCCACATCTATAGGGTACCATCTGAAAATAGCGTAGCTAATCTGTCCCTCGATTTCAAGGCACTGTCCGTCTCTGCTAACTCGTTGGAAGAACTGATACTGGGATTCTTCAAGGAGCTTCATGAAGGTGAAACCTCCACGGCTCTGGACTTAGCCAAACACTTCCGAGTGCCCAAAAAACGTGTCAACCACCATCTCTACAGCTTAGAACGGAAAGGTTTGCTGTGCAAAGCGGGTGAGAGACGACCGTTCTGGAGAATCGCAGCTGCTTCCCACGGTCCTAGACCTTCTTTTAGCCACAGGAGACAGGGATATCAACGTGAGGCTCCtccagaagaagaggaagacgtACCATCTTTGGACTCTGAAAGCAATTTGGCCACCTGCTCACCAGAGGCCATGGCAGAAAACCGGGAGAAAGTGTGCGAATATTTGTACGGCTCCCCTACAGCAACCGCGCTTTTCATCCGGAAAAATATCGGCGTCTCCAAGACGAGCGAGGTCAATCAGATCCTTAACGAGCTGGAGAAACAAGGAGATGTGTGCAAGGAGACCGCCACCAACCCCATCAAGTGGGCCCTCACGGAGAAGAAGCGCGAGAGGATGCTGAACAAGAAAAAGGCGAAAGACACCATGGAAACGAAGATCGTAAAAGAGGAGCCAGAAGACCTCCCAGATGTTGTGGCTACGGGGCAGCCcgtgaaggtgcagttggccccgAGCGTGGAGAACGGGCAGCAGGGCACGAAAAAGCAGGACACGAAAAAGCAGGACACGGGCAGTGACAAGCTTCCCGTGGATATAAAGACAGAAGGTGATGATGCGCTGAGCTCTGACGCACTCAATGCAGGACCGCCCAGGAAGCGTGCGAAGGGCATGGAATACGACGACGAGGACGACAACGGCAACGAAATGTGGACGCAGGATGACATTCCCAGCACTCTGGAAAACTTCATGGACGCAGGGGCTATGTCGGGGTTCACGCAGTATTACGAGCCGGTCAAGGAGCTCTCGCGCTTGGAGAAGCTGCAGGCGTGCCAGGAGAAGAACCCGGTCAGCGGCCTCATCGAGTTCACCCAGTTCTGTGCGCAGCAATGCGATTTCGTTCTCCTTGGCCAGAGTGGACCATCGCACGACCCCAG GTTTAAGATGCAGGCCGTGATAGGCGGGCGCAGTTTCCCGGTCGTAGAGGCGAGCAGCAAAAAGACTGCAAAGAAGGTTGCTGCGTCCACAGCCCTGCGTGTTCTTATCCGCGAGCAGGGCGGTGGCACCGAGCCGGCGGAGGAGATACTATCGGCAGAGATTGAGACTCCAAACACACAAGAGGAGACG CAAAATGTAACAGAGTGCTCTTTCCCGAGCGGCAAGAATCCCATCTGCGTTCTCATGGAGCACAGCCAGAAATCGGGGCACGCGTGCGAGTTCCAGCTGCTGTCCCAGGACGGACCTGCCCACGACCCCAA GTTCACGTATTCTGTAAAAATTGGCAGCGAGACATACCCCGCAGTGACTGCCAATAGCAAGAAGCTGGCCAAGCAGCTGGCTGCTGAGGTGGCCGTGAAACAGCTCCTGGGCAACTCTGTGTTACCGGGCGAGAAG TTTGACACAGGTCCCAATCCTGATGGCTCTGAATTGCCCACGGGCCCGGAGCTGCCACTGGAAGATCCCAAAAATACCCAGGCCCATAATGTGGGGGTTTTCATTAAATATCTGAATGCCAACCCAGTGAGCGGCCTCCTGGATTACTCCCGTGCCAAGGGCTTTGCAGCGGAGTTTAAGCTCGTCAACCAGACTGGACCTGCCCATGATCCCAA GTTCCTCTACCAAGCAAAGGTTGGCGGCCGCTGGTTCCCAGCCGTCAGCGCGTCCAACAAAAAGCAGGCCAAGGCGGAAGCGGCCGACGCGGCCCTGCGAGTCCTGATCGGAGAGGCAGAAAAAGCGGCGCGCACCGGGGAGAGCATCGCAGAGGCCAGT CTCCCGGTGTCCGGCAGCACGTTCCACGACCAGATCGCCATGCTGAGCCACCAACGCTTCAACTCCCTGACCGCCCGGATCCAGAACAGCTTGCTCGGCCGGAAGATCCTGGCAGCCATCATCATGAAGAAGAGCGAGGAAGACATGGGGACCGTTGTCAGCATTGGAACGG GCAACCGTTGTGTGAAGGGAGAAGAGCTGAGCCTGAGAGGAGAGACGGTCAATGATTGCCACGCTGAGGTTATTTCCCGCCGGGGGTTTACAAG ATACCTGTACAGCCAAATGATGAAATACAATCCGGACGCGCCAGATGATAACATATTTGAGGAAGCGGAAGGCGATCTGTTACGGGTCCGTCCAGCGGTGACCTTTCACCTTTATATTAG CACCGCTCCCTGCGGAGATGGGGCTCTTTATGTCTGGTACTTGTGCATGTGTAGCGCGGTTCTGACCCGAGTCCGTTGTGTTGCAGCACCGCTCCCTGCGGAGATGGGGCTCTTTATGTCTGGTACTTGTGCATGTGTAGCGCGGTTCTGA
- the ADAR gene encoding double-stranded RNA-specific adenosine deaminase isoform X2 → MWHPARYPCPLNREKSKGYYSDHLQAEQRAFLLGKDPDVPWSVPGPSVWHTHRTPQSNNFTHKTTTQPPRYQRPHIYRVPSENSVANLSLDFKALSVSANSLEELILGFFKELHEGETSTALDLAKHFRVPKKRVNHHLYSLERKGLLCKAGERRPFWRIAAASHGPRPSFSHRRQGYQREAPPEEEEDVPSLDSESNLATCSPEAMAENREKVCEYLYGSPTATALFIRKNIGVSKTSEVNQILNELEKQGDVCKETATNPIKWALTEKKRERMLNKKKAKDTMETKIVKEEPEDLPDVVATGQPVKVQLAPSVENGQQGTKKQDTKKQDTGSDKLPVDIKTEGDDALSSDALNAGPPRKRAKGMEYDDEDDNGNEMWTQDDIPSTLENFMDAGAMSGFTQYYEPVKELSRLEKLQACQEKNPVSGLIEFTQFCAQQCDFVLLGQSGPSHDPRFKMQAVIGGRSFPVVEASSKKTAKKVAASTALRVLIREQGGGTEPAEEILSAEIETPNTQEETQNVTECSFPSGKNPICVLMEHSQKSGHACEFQLLSQDGPAHDPKFTYSVKIGSETYPAVTANSKKLAKQLAAEVAVKQLLGNSVLPGEKFDTGPNPDGSELPTGPELPLEDPKNTQAHNVGVFIKYLNANPVSGLLDYSRAKGFAAEFKLVNQTGPAHDPKFLYQAKVGGRWFPAVSASNKKQAKAEAADAALRVLIGEAEKAARTGESIAEASLPVSGSTFHDQIAMLSHQRFNSLTARIQNSLLGRKILAAIIMKKSEEDMGTVVSIGTGNRCVKGEELSLRGETVNDCHAEVISRRGFTRYLYSQMMKYNPDAPDDNIFEEAEGDLLRVRPAVTFHLYISTAPCGDGALFDKSCSDLPSAEGDKKHYPLFENPKQGKLRTKVENGEGTIPVESSDIVPTWDGIQHGERLRTMSCSDKIMRWNVLGLQGAFLSHFMEPVYLSSVTLGYLFSKGHLTRAICCRMSRDGDAFEKQLPETYIVNHPEVGRVSVYDSTRQTGKTKESSVNWCLADDEVEVLDGTKGKVEGTKLEVSRVSKMHMFALFQELCKLRGRSELLQCNSYSDIKEGAANYQAAKTQFFKSLQQMGYGNWISKPQEEKSFSLAGN, encoded by the exons ATGTGGCACCCTGCCAGGTATCCTTGTCCTCTCAATAGGGAGAAGTCAAAG GGGTATTACTCGGACCATTTGCAAGCAGAGCAGAGAGCGTTTCTCTTGGGAAAAGACCCAGACGTTCCTTGGAGTGTCCCTGGCCCGTCCGTGTGGCACACACATCGTACACCGCAAAGCAACAACTTTACACACAAGACTACAACACAGCCACCGAGATACCAACGGCCCCACATCTATAGGGTACCATCTGAAAATAGCGTAGCTAATCTGTCCCTCGATTTCAAGGCACTGTCCGTCTCTGCTAACTCGTTGGAAGAACTGATACTGGGATTCTTCAAGGAGCTTCATGAAGGTGAAACCTCCACGGCTCTGGACTTAGCCAAACACTTCCGAGTGCCCAAAAAACGTGTCAACCACCATCTCTACAGCTTAGAACGGAAAGGTTTGCTGTGCAAAGCGGGTGAGAGACGACCGTTCTGGAGAATCGCAGCTGCTTCCCACGGTCCTAGACCTTCTTTTAGCCACAGGAGACAGGGATATCAACGTGAGGCTCCtccagaagaagaggaagacgtACCATCTTTGGACTCTGAAAGCAATTTGGCCACCTGCTCACCAGAGGCCATGGCAGAAAACCGGGAGAAAGTGTGCGAATATTTGTACGGCTCCCCTACAGCAACCGCGCTTTTCATCCGGAAAAATATCGGCGTCTCCAAGACGAGCGAGGTCAATCAGATCCTTAACGAGCTGGAGAAACAAGGAGATGTGTGCAAGGAGACCGCCACCAACCCCATCAAGTGGGCCCTCACGGAGAAGAAGCGCGAGAGGATGCTGAACAAGAAAAAGGCGAAAGACACCATGGAAACGAAGATCGTAAAAGAGGAGCCAGAAGACCTCCCAGATGTTGTGGCTACGGGGCAGCCcgtgaaggtgcagttggccccgAGCGTGGAGAACGGGCAGCAGGGCACGAAAAAGCAGGACACGAAAAAGCAGGACACGGGCAGTGACAAGCTTCCCGTGGATATAAAGACAGAAGGTGATGATGCGCTGAGCTCTGACGCACTCAATGCAGGACCGCCCAGGAAGCGTGCGAAGGGCATGGAATACGACGACGAGGACGACAACGGCAACGAAATGTGGACGCAGGATGACATTCCCAGCACTCTGGAAAACTTCATGGACGCAGGGGCTATGTCGGGGTTCACGCAGTATTACGAGCCGGTCAAGGAGCTCTCGCGCTTGGAGAAGCTGCAGGCGTGCCAGGAGAAGAACCCGGTCAGCGGCCTCATCGAGTTCACCCAGTTCTGTGCGCAGCAATGCGATTTCGTTCTCCTTGGCCAGAGTGGACCATCGCACGACCCCAG GTTTAAGATGCAGGCCGTGATAGGCGGGCGCAGTTTCCCGGTCGTAGAGGCGAGCAGCAAAAAGACTGCAAAGAAGGTTGCTGCGTCCACAGCCCTGCGTGTTCTTATCCGCGAGCAGGGCGGTGGCACCGAGCCGGCGGAGGAGATACTATCGGCAGAGATTGAGACTCCAAACACACAAGAGGAGACG CAAAATGTAACAGAGTGCTCTTTCCCGAGCGGCAAGAATCCCATCTGCGTTCTCATGGAGCACAGCCAGAAATCGGGGCACGCGTGCGAGTTCCAGCTGCTGTCCCAGGACGGACCTGCCCACGACCCCAA GTTCACGTATTCTGTAAAAATTGGCAGCGAGACATACCCCGCAGTGACTGCCAATAGCAAGAAGCTGGCCAAGCAGCTGGCTGCTGAGGTGGCCGTGAAACAGCTCCTGGGCAACTCTGTGTTACCGGGCGAGAAG TTTGACACAGGTCCCAATCCTGATGGCTCTGAATTGCCCACGGGCCCGGAGCTGCCACTGGAAGATCCCAAAAATACCCAGGCCCATAATGTGGGGGTTTTCATTAAATATCTGAATGCCAACCCAGTGAGCGGCCTCCTGGATTACTCCCGTGCCAAGGGCTTTGCAGCGGAGTTTAAGCTCGTCAACCAGACTGGACCTGCCCATGATCCCAA GTTCCTCTACCAAGCAAAGGTTGGCGGCCGCTGGTTCCCAGCCGTCAGCGCGTCCAACAAAAAGCAGGCCAAGGCGGAAGCGGCCGACGCGGCCCTGCGAGTCCTGATCGGAGAGGCAGAAAAAGCGGCGCGCACCGGGGAGAGCATCGCAGAGGCCAGT CTCCCGGTGTCCGGCAGCACGTTCCACGACCAGATCGCCATGCTGAGCCACCAACGCTTCAACTCCCTGACCGCCCGGATCCAGAACAGCTTGCTCGGCCGGAAGATCCTGGCAGCCATCATCATGAAGAAGAGCGAGGAAGACATGGGGACCGTTGTCAGCATTGGAACGG GCAACCGTTGTGTGAAGGGAGAAGAGCTGAGCCTGAGAGGAGAGACGGTCAATGATTGCCACGCTGAGGTTATTTCCCGCCGGGGGTTTACAAG ATACCTGTACAGCCAAATGATGAAATACAATCCGGACGCGCCAGATGATAACATATTTGAGGAAGCGGAAGGCGATCTGTTACGGGTCCGTCCAGCGGTGACCTTTCACCTTTATATTAG CACCGCTCCCTGCGGAGATGGGGCTCTCTTTGACAAGTCGTGCAGTGATTTGCCCTCTGCAGAGGGAGACAAAAAGCATTACCCCCTCTTTGAGAACCCAAAGCAGGGCAAGCTGCGAACTAAAGTGGAAAATG GAGAAGGCACGATTCCCGTAGAGTCGAGCGACATCGTCCCGACCTGGGATGGGATCCAGCACGGAGAGCGCCTGCGCACCATGTCCTGCAGCGATAAAATCATGCGCTGGAACGTACTGGGCCTGCAAGGAGCCTTCCTCTCTCATTTCATGGAGCCCGTGTACCTCAGCTCTGTCACGCTTG gTTATCTATTCAGTAAGGGACACCTGACGCGGGCCATCTGTTGCCGCATGTCCCGGGACGGCGACGCCTTCGAAAAGCAGCTGCCAGAGACGTACATCGTCAATCACCCCGAG GTCGGGCGCGTCAGCGTCTACGATTCCACTCGGCAGACGGGTAAGACGAAGGAGTCCAGTGTGAATTGGTGCCTGGCTGACGACGAGGTCGAGGTGCTGGATGGAACGAAGGGGAAAGTGGAAGG
- the ADAR gene encoding double-stranded RNA-specific adenosine deaminase isoform X1, which translates to MRTQPPPSPSPPRDVRRRAPPVVAGFQKIEPEAETHRPEAVALCGQREGAVPAAAAASTTTGTGYYSDHLQAEQRAFLLGKDPDVPWSVPGPSVWHTHRTPQSNNFTHKTTTQPPRYQRPHIYRVPSENSVANLSLDFKALSVSANSLEELILGFFKELHEGETSTALDLAKHFRVPKKRVNHHLYSLERKGLLCKAGERRPFWRIAAASHGPRPSFSHRRQGYQREAPPEEEEDVPSLDSESNLATCSPEAMAENREKVCEYLYGSPTATALFIRKNIGVSKTSEVNQILNELEKQGDVCKETATNPIKWALTEKKRERMLNKKKAKDTMETKIVKEEPEDLPDVVATGQPVKVQLAPSVENGQQGTKKQDTKKQDTGSDKLPVDIKTEGDDALSSDALNAGPPRKRAKGMEYDDEDDNGNEMWTQDDIPSTLENFMDAGAMSGFTQYYEPVKELSRLEKLQACQEKNPVSGLIEFTQFCAQQCDFVLLGQSGPSHDPRFKMQAVIGGRSFPVVEASSKKTAKKVAASTALRVLIREQGGGTEPAEEILSAEIETPNTQEETQNVTECSFPSGKNPICVLMEHSQKSGHACEFQLLSQDGPAHDPKFTYSVKIGSETYPAVTANSKKLAKQLAAEVAVKQLLGNSVLPGEKFDTGPNPDGSELPTGPELPLEDPKNTQAHNVGVFIKYLNANPVSGLLDYSRAKGFAAEFKLVNQTGPAHDPKFLYQAKVGGRWFPAVSASNKKQAKAEAADAALRVLIGEAEKAARTGESIAEASLPVSGSTFHDQIAMLSHQRFNSLTARIQNSLLGRKILAAIIMKKSEEDMGTVVSIGTGNRCVKGEELSLRGETVNDCHAEVISRRGFTRYLYSQMMKYNPDAPDDNIFEEAEGDLLRVRPAVTFHLYISTAPCGDGALFDKSCSDLPSAEGDKKHYPLFENPKQGKLRTKVENGEGTIPVESSDIVPTWDGIQHGERLRTMSCSDKIMRWNVLGLQGAFLSHFMEPVYLSSVTLGYLFSKGHLTRAICCRMSRDGDAFEKQLPETYIVNHPEVGRVSVYDSTRQTGKTKESSVNWCLADDEVEVLDGTKGKVEGTKLEVSRVSKMHMFALFQELCKLRGRSELLQCNSYSDIKEGAANYQAAKTQFFKSLQQMGYGNWISKPQEEKSFSLAGN; encoded by the exons atgcgcacgcagccccctccctctccctctcccccgcgtgACGTCAGGAGGCGGGCGCCCCCCGTTGTAGCGGGTTTCCAAAAGATTGAACCGGAAGCGGAAACACACCGACCGGAAGCAGTGGCCTTGTGTGGACAAAGAGAGGGAGCAGTACCGGCCGCCGCTGCCGCCAGCACCACCACGGGGACG GGGTATTACTCGGACCATTTGCAAGCAGAGCAGAGAGCGTTTCTCTTGGGAAAAGACCCAGACGTTCCTTGGAGTGTCCCTGGCCCGTCCGTGTGGCACACACATCGTACACCGCAAAGCAACAACTTTACACACAAGACTACAACACAGCCACCGAGATACCAACGGCCCCACATCTATAGGGTACCATCTGAAAATAGCGTAGCTAATCTGTCCCTCGATTTCAAGGCACTGTCCGTCTCTGCTAACTCGTTGGAAGAACTGATACTGGGATTCTTCAAGGAGCTTCATGAAGGTGAAACCTCCACGGCTCTGGACTTAGCCAAACACTTCCGAGTGCCCAAAAAACGTGTCAACCACCATCTCTACAGCTTAGAACGGAAAGGTTTGCTGTGCAAAGCGGGTGAGAGACGACCGTTCTGGAGAATCGCAGCTGCTTCCCACGGTCCTAGACCTTCTTTTAGCCACAGGAGACAGGGATATCAACGTGAGGCTCCtccagaagaagaggaagacgtACCATCTTTGGACTCTGAAAGCAATTTGGCCACCTGCTCACCAGAGGCCATGGCAGAAAACCGGGAGAAAGTGTGCGAATATTTGTACGGCTCCCCTACAGCAACCGCGCTTTTCATCCGGAAAAATATCGGCGTCTCCAAGACGAGCGAGGTCAATCAGATCCTTAACGAGCTGGAGAAACAAGGAGATGTGTGCAAGGAGACCGCCACCAACCCCATCAAGTGGGCCCTCACGGAGAAGAAGCGCGAGAGGATGCTGAACAAGAAAAAGGCGAAAGACACCATGGAAACGAAGATCGTAAAAGAGGAGCCAGAAGACCTCCCAGATGTTGTGGCTACGGGGCAGCCcgtgaaggtgcagttggccccgAGCGTGGAGAACGGGCAGCAGGGCACGAAAAAGCAGGACACGAAAAAGCAGGACACGGGCAGTGACAAGCTTCCCGTGGATATAAAGACAGAAGGTGATGATGCGCTGAGCTCTGACGCACTCAATGCAGGACCGCCCAGGAAGCGTGCGAAGGGCATGGAATACGACGACGAGGACGACAACGGCAACGAAATGTGGACGCAGGATGACATTCCCAGCACTCTGGAAAACTTCATGGACGCAGGGGCTATGTCGGGGTTCACGCAGTATTACGAGCCGGTCAAGGAGCTCTCGCGCTTGGAGAAGCTGCAGGCGTGCCAGGAGAAGAACCCGGTCAGCGGCCTCATCGAGTTCACCCAGTTCTGTGCGCAGCAATGCGATTTCGTTCTCCTTGGCCAGAGTGGACCATCGCACGACCCCAG GTTTAAGATGCAGGCCGTGATAGGCGGGCGCAGTTTCCCGGTCGTAGAGGCGAGCAGCAAAAAGACTGCAAAGAAGGTTGCTGCGTCCACAGCCCTGCGTGTTCTTATCCGCGAGCAGGGCGGTGGCACCGAGCCGGCGGAGGAGATACTATCGGCAGAGATTGAGACTCCAAACACACAAGAGGAGACG CAAAATGTAACAGAGTGCTCTTTCCCGAGCGGCAAGAATCCCATCTGCGTTCTCATGGAGCACAGCCAGAAATCGGGGCACGCGTGCGAGTTCCAGCTGCTGTCCCAGGACGGACCTGCCCACGACCCCAA GTTCACGTATTCTGTAAAAATTGGCAGCGAGACATACCCCGCAGTGACTGCCAATAGCAAGAAGCTGGCCAAGCAGCTGGCTGCTGAGGTGGCCGTGAAACAGCTCCTGGGCAACTCTGTGTTACCGGGCGAGAAG TTTGACACAGGTCCCAATCCTGATGGCTCTGAATTGCCCACGGGCCCGGAGCTGCCACTGGAAGATCCCAAAAATACCCAGGCCCATAATGTGGGGGTTTTCATTAAATATCTGAATGCCAACCCAGTGAGCGGCCTCCTGGATTACTCCCGTGCCAAGGGCTTTGCAGCGGAGTTTAAGCTCGTCAACCAGACTGGACCTGCCCATGATCCCAA GTTCCTCTACCAAGCAAAGGTTGGCGGCCGCTGGTTCCCAGCCGTCAGCGCGTCCAACAAAAAGCAGGCCAAGGCGGAAGCGGCCGACGCGGCCCTGCGAGTCCTGATCGGAGAGGCAGAAAAAGCGGCGCGCACCGGGGAGAGCATCGCAGAGGCCAGT CTCCCGGTGTCCGGCAGCACGTTCCACGACCAGATCGCCATGCTGAGCCACCAACGCTTCAACTCCCTGACCGCCCGGATCCAGAACAGCTTGCTCGGCCGGAAGATCCTGGCAGCCATCATCATGAAGAAGAGCGAGGAAGACATGGGGACCGTTGTCAGCATTGGAACGG GCAACCGTTGTGTGAAGGGAGAAGAGCTGAGCCTGAGAGGAGAGACGGTCAATGATTGCCACGCTGAGGTTATTTCCCGCCGGGGGTTTACAAG ATACCTGTACAGCCAAATGATGAAATACAATCCGGACGCGCCAGATGATAACATATTTGAGGAAGCGGAAGGCGATCTGTTACGGGTCCGTCCAGCGGTGACCTTTCACCTTTATATTAG CACCGCTCCCTGCGGAGATGGGGCTCTCTTTGACAAGTCGTGCAGTGATTTGCCCTCTGCAGAGGGAGACAAAAAGCATTACCCCCTCTTTGAGAACCCAAAGCAGGGCAAGCTGCGAACTAAAGTGGAAAATG GAGAAGGCACGATTCCCGTAGAGTCGAGCGACATCGTCCCGACCTGGGATGGGATCCAGCACGGAGAGCGCCTGCGCACCATGTCCTGCAGCGATAAAATCATGCGCTGGAACGTACTGGGCCTGCAAGGAGCCTTCCTCTCTCATTTCATGGAGCCCGTGTACCTCAGCTCTGTCACGCTTG gTTATCTATTCAGTAAGGGACACCTGACGCGGGCCATCTGTTGCCGCATGTCCCGGGACGGCGACGCCTTCGAAAAGCAGCTGCCAGAGACGTACATCGTCAATCACCCCGAG GTCGGGCGCGTCAGCGTCTACGATTCCACTCGGCAGACGGGTAAGACGAAGGAGTCCAGTGTGAATTGGTGCCTGGCTGACGACGAGGTCGAGGTGCTGGATGGAACGAAGGGGAAAGTGGAAGG